One window of Vitis riparia cultivar Riparia Gloire de Montpellier isolate 1030 chromosome 5, EGFV_Vit.rip_1.0, whole genome shotgun sequence genomic DNA carries:
- the LOC117914270 gene encoding probable pectate lyase 8 encodes MPMAGSKGWTSLCSLLLFFLFVAVMANDRNGGTEQLQSSNNSSMAARNEHAVDDPDAVASMVDMSIRNSTERRKLGYFSCGTGNPIDDCWRCDHNWQKNRKRLADCGIGFGRNAIGGRDGRFYVVTDPGDDDPVNPKPGTLRHAVIQDAPLWIVFKRDMVITLKQELIMNSFKTIDGRGVNVHIANGACITVQFVTNVIIHGLHIHDCKPTGNAMVRSSPSHFGWRTMADGDAISIFGSSHVWVDHNSLSSCADGLVDAVMGSTAITISNNHFAHHNEVMLLGHSDSYERDKQMQVTIAYNHFGEGLIQRMPRCRHGYFHVVNNDYTHWEMYAIGGSASPTINSQGNRYLAPVNPFAKEVTKRVDTPSGQWKGWNWRSEGDLLLNGAYFTPSGAGASASYARASSLGAKSSSMVGSITSNAGALSCRRGSQC; translated from the exons ATGCCAATGGCGGGTTCCAAGGGGTGGACTTCCCTCTGCTCACTCCTGCTTTTTTTCCTGTTCGTCGCAGTGATGGCCAATGACCG AAATGGAGGAACAGAGCAGTTGCAGAGCTCAAACAACTCATCAATGGCTGCCAG GAATGAGCATGCAGTTGATGACCCAGATGCAGTGGCTTCAATGGTGGACAT GAGCATTCGGAACAGCACAGAGAGAAGGAAATTGGGTTATTTCTCGTGTGGAACTGGTAATCCCATTGATGACTGCTGGCGATGTGACCACAATTGGCAAAAGAACCGTAAGCGCCTTGCAGACTGCGGCATTGGCTTTGGGCGAAATGCAATTGGGGGCCGTGATGGACGCTTCTACGTGGTCACTGACCCTGGTGATGATGATCCTGTCAACCCCAAGCCTGGCACTCTGCGCCATGCTGTCATCCAGGATGCTCCTCTCTGGATTGTGTTCAAGCGAGACATGGTGATCACACTGAAGCAGGAGCTCATCATGAACAGCTTCAAAACAATAGATGGGCGTGGGGTCAATGTCCACATTGCTAATGGAGCATGCATCACCGTCCAATTTGTCACGAATGTTATAATTCATGGTCTTCACATCCATGACTGCAAGCCCACTGGGAATGCCATGGTGAGGAGCTCACCAAGTCACTTTGGGTGGAGGACAATGGCCGATGGCGATGCCATTTCGATTTTTGGTTCAAGCCATGTATGGGTCGATCACAATTCACTCTCTAGCTGTGCTGATGGCCTCGTTGATGCTGTCATGGGCTCGACTGCCATTACCATTTCCAACAACCACTTTGCCCACCACAATGAG GTGATGCTGTTGGGCCACAGTGATTCTTATGAAAGAGACAAGCAAATGCAAGTGACAATTGCCTATAACCATTTTGGAGAGGGTCTGATCCAGAGGATGCCAAG GTGCAGACATGGATATTTCCATGTGGTGAACAATGACTACACTCACTGGGAAATGTATGCTATTGGTGGAAGTGCAAGCCCCACCATCAACAGCCAGGGCAACAGATATCTTGCACCAGTCAATCCTTTTGCAAAAGAG GTGACAAAAAGGGTAGACACGCCTTCAGGCCAGTGGAAGGGTTGGAATTGGAGGTCAGAAGGAGACCTGCTGTTGAATGGAGCCTACTTCACCCCATCTGGTGCCGGTGCCTCAGCCAGCTATGCTAGAGCTTCAAGCTTGGGAGCCAAGTCCTCTTCCATGGTTGGCTCCATTACTTCCAATGCTGGTGCTCTCTCCTGCCGCAGGGGTTCCCAGTGCTAG